The Geothrix sp. genome window below encodes:
- a CDS encoding LEA type 2 family protein: protein MRRLWALPALVLLVGCDAINPALRYEEAARQLRFTLDRVEPQVELAFPLEQSRLRLRLEVGVDNPSDQRLRTRRVSGDLRLAAQGGDHGIGSVSFPEGADLAPKGRSVLRVDVVLGYADLRSAWGPLSGAVLRHEPATWNLVGEARFEVLGIEFGVPFRTRKESGR from the coding sequence ATGCGACGCCTCTGGGCCCTTCCCGCGCTGGTGCTGTTGGTCGGCTGCGACGCCATCAATCCCGCCCTGCGCTATGAGGAAGCCGCCCGTCAGTTGCGGTTCACCCTGGATCGGGTGGAACCCCAGGTGGAGCTGGCCTTTCCACTTGAGCAGTCCCGGCTCCGGCTGAGGCTCGAGGTGGGCGTGGACAACCCCTCCGATCAGCGACTCCGCACCCGACGGGTGAGCGGGGATCTCCGACTGGCGGCCCAGGGTGGTGACCATGGCATCGGATCGGTGAGCTTCCCTGAAGGCGCCGACCTCGCCCCGAAGGGCCGCAGCGTTCTGCGCGTGGATGTGGTCCTTGGATATGCCGACCTCAGGTCGGCCTGGGGGCCCTTGTCCGGAGCGGTCCTGCGCCACGAGCCCGCCACCTGGAACCTGGTGGGTGAGGCCCGCTTTGAGGTATTGGGCATCGAGTTCGGCGTGCCCTTCCGCACCCGCAAGGAGAGCGGCCGATGA
- a CDS encoding HAD family hydrolase, protein MIRAVVFDLWNTLVFSPAGSPFQRLKGLMRPEQIHLHGPLMRDGMIRPYDSVEAFLEAWREPAGLDEAQVEAMAQAFREAGDQAQCFAGAPEAVGAVRDLARVALLSNTQSFGLELLDRLGISDRIRLQHRSADLGALKPEAAAYEAVQRRLGLFPGNLAMVGDSWVDDVEGALAAGWTAIWVNREAKPRPDHHPDAPLYEVRSLDRVPELIENLQAGMRCPTCLG, encoded by the coding sequence ATGATCCGCGCCGTCGTCTTCGACCTCTGGAATACGCTGGTCTTCAGCCCGGCGGGCAGCCCCTTCCAGCGACTGAAGGGCCTGATGAGGCCGGAGCAGATCCATCTGCACGGCCCCCTCATGCGGGATGGGATGATCCGCCCCTACGATTCGGTGGAGGCCTTTCTGGAGGCCTGGCGCGAGCCTGCGGGCCTGGATGAGGCGCAGGTGGAGGCGATGGCCCAGGCCTTCCGGGAGGCGGGTGACCAGGCCCAGTGTTTCGCCGGCGCGCCGGAGGCCGTGGGCGCCGTGCGCGACCTGGCCCGGGTGGCCCTGCTGTCGAATACGCAGAGTTTCGGCCTGGAGCTGCTGGATCGCCTGGGCATCTCCGACCGGATCCGGCTCCAGCACCGGAGCGCCGACCTGGGGGCCCTCAAGCCCGAGGCTGCGGCCTATGAGGCCGTGCAGCGGCGCCTGGGCCTCTTCCCCGGCAACCTCGCCATGGTGGGCGACAGCTGGGTGGACGATGTGGAAGGAGCCCTGGCCGCAGGCTGGACCGCCATCTGGGTGAACCGGGAAGCCAAACCCCGGCCCGATCACCACCCCGACGCGCCGCTCTACGAAGTGCGGAGTCTGGATCGGGTGCCGGAGCTCATCGAGAACCTCCAGGCCGGCATGCGCTGCCCGACCTGTCTCGGGTAG
- a CDS encoding Rne/Rng family ribonuclease — translation MEVRKSLVVNSTPLETRIALLENGQLCELFLERTMNKSQVGDVYKGRVAKLLPGMQSAFVGIGGAKDGFLYLDDPVAQRLGADLSADEDGEEATEDLPPPPPPLPPLKEGEETLVQVVKDPIGSKGPRLSRHLSFPGRFLVFMPGIDHIGISRKITDPEERERLRDLIRSHTQPGEGFIVRTAAIGEKDEDLVGDVTFLRQMWQEIQAKADTVPAPGLVWQDLRLLQKVMRDIFREEVSTFWVDDAEAHQEVLAFVEKLHPEWANRVKQFTSDLPIFDAFGIEAEIDSARQPKVFLKHGGSIVLNQTEALVSVDVNTGKFVGKKDLEETVYLTNLEAIPEIVRQLRLRNLGGIVVIDFIDMVDPTHRDEVLARLQEELKRDRNHARAGGISEFGLVELTRKRTGPSLERLLTQPCPVCNGAGRTQSPETSLLKAYRELVRLGERLRGADVRLTVHPELAGTLHQEAREGLMQLARLLGARVQWIERLDAPRHAVVMDLQLAGSDSATA, via the coding sequence ATGGAAGTCCGCAAGTCCCTGGTGGTCAATTCGACCCCGCTGGAGACGCGCATCGCGTTGCTTGAGAACGGCCAGCTCTGTGAGCTGTTCCTCGAGCGGACGATGAACAAGAGCCAAGTCGGGGATGTGTACAAAGGCCGGGTGGCCAAGCTGCTCCCCGGCATGCAGAGCGCCTTCGTGGGCATCGGAGGCGCCAAGGATGGCTTCCTCTACCTGGACGACCCCGTGGCCCAGCGCCTGGGTGCCGACCTGTCCGCCGACGAGGACGGCGAGGAGGCCACCGAGGACCTGCCACCTCCGCCCCCGCCCCTGCCCCCCCTCAAGGAGGGTGAGGAGACCCTGGTCCAGGTGGTGAAGGATCCCATCGGCTCCAAGGGCCCGCGGCTGTCCCGCCATCTGAGCTTCCCCGGCCGCTTCCTGGTGTTCATGCCGGGCATCGACCACATCGGCATCTCCCGCAAGATCACCGATCCCGAGGAGCGGGAGCGCCTCCGCGACCTCATCCGCAGCCACACCCAGCCCGGCGAGGGCTTCATCGTCCGCACCGCTGCCATCGGCGAGAAGGACGAGGATCTGGTGGGGGATGTGACCTTCCTGCGCCAGATGTGGCAGGAGATCCAGGCCAAAGCCGACACCGTGCCGGCGCCCGGTCTGGTATGGCAGGACCTGCGCCTGCTCCAGAAGGTCATGCGCGACATCTTCCGCGAGGAGGTCTCCACCTTCTGGGTGGATGACGCCGAGGCCCACCAGGAGGTCCTGGCCTTCGTGGAGAAGCTCCACCCGGAGTGGGCCAACCGCGTGAAGCAGTTCACCTCGGACCTGCCCATCTTCGACGCGTTCGGCATCGAAGCCGAAATCGACTCGGCCCGGCAGCCCAAGGTCTTCCTCAAGCACGGGGGTTCCATCGTGCTGAACCAGACCGAGGCCCTGGTCAGCGTGGATGTGAACACGGGTAAGTTCGTCGGCAAGAAGGATCTGGAAGAGACCGTCTACCTCACCAACCTTGAGGCCATCCCCGAGATCGTGCGGCAGCTCCGCCTGCGCAACCTGGGCGGCATCGTGGTCATCGACTTCATCGACATGGTGGACCCCACCCACCGCGATGAGGTGCTGGCCCGGCTCCAGGAGGAACTCAAGCGGGACCGCAACCACGCCCGGGCCGGCGGCATCTCCGAATTCGGGCTGGTGGAGCTCACGCGCAAGCGGACCGGGCCTTCCCTCGAGCGGCTGCTCACCCAGCCCTGCCCTGTCTGCAATGGGGCCGGCCGCACCCAGAGTCCCGAGACCTCCCTGCTCAAGGCCTACCGCGAACTCGTGCGGCTGGGGGAGCGGCTGCGCGGCGCCGATGTGCGCCTGACCGTGCACCCGGAGCTCGCAGGAACCCTGCACCAGGAAGCCCGGGAGGGCCTCATGCAGCTGGCCCGGCTCCTCGGTGCCCGCGTCCAGTGGATCGAGCGGCTGGATGCCCCCCGGCACGCCGTGGTCATGGACCTCCAGCTGGCCGGTTCCGACTCGGCGACGGCCTGA
- a CDS encoding UbiA family prenyltransferase: MSPPGADHQDPGVASSVRWLHYALPVALGGSIPAVVHRVTGQALFLPGLAFLLLGIAAAYALDRLLDGPEGGEGARFRPLLAACFRLSAILGVGLIPWLPAQSLALVLLLGASALGYRRWKRLPFAKALGVPLAWTWAGMTLPFAPHSWFGWRTLLDPVALTLFLLLAAGCLLCDLKDEEADGRAGIRSFPVMFGARWTAVLAMILAAGAVLRAGAAHRPGLAASGTALILLGCFPRWTARGVRGALVVDAALILPGVLTLTHLV; this comes from the coding sequence ATGAGCCCGCCCGGGGCGGACCATCAGGACCCCGGCGTGGCCTCAAGTGTGCGGTGGCTCCACTACGCCCTGCCCGTCGCCCTGGGCGGGTCGATCCCCGCCGTCGTCCACCGGGTCACCGGCCAGGCCCTGTTCCTGCCTGGCCTGGCGTTCCTCCTGCTGGGGATCGCCGCGGCCTACGCCCTCGATCGCCTGCTCGACGGCCCGGAAGGCGGGGAGGGTGCCCGCTTTCGGCCCCTGCTCGCGGCCTGTTTCAGACTCTCCGCCATCCTGGGGGTCGGCCTGATTCCCTGGCTCCCTGCACAGAGCCTCGCCCTGGTGCTGCTCCTCGGGGCCTCGGCGCTGGGCTATCGCCGCTGGAAGCGGCTCCCCTTCGCCAAGGCGCTGGGGGTGCCCCTGGCCTGGACCTGGGCGGGCATGACCCTGCCTTTCGCGCCGCATTCCTGGTTCGGGTGGCGCACCCTGCTCGATCCCGTCGCCCTGACCCTGTTCCTGCTGCTGGCCGCGGGTTGCCTGCTCTGCGACCTGAAGGACGAGGAGGCCGATGGCAGGGCCGGCATCCGCAGCTTCCCGGTCATGTTCGGCGCCCGGTGGACCGCGGTCCTCGCGATGATCCTGGCCGCCGGCGCGGTGCTGCGTGCCGGGGCCGCCCATCGCCCGGGCCTGGCGGCCAGCGGGACGGCCCTGATCCTCCTGGGGTGCTTCCCCCGGTGGACCGCCCGGGGCGTTCGGGGAGCCCTGGTGGTGGATGCGGCGTTGATCCTTCCAGGTGTACTCACCCTCACGCATCTTGTCTGA
- a CDS encoding chloride channel protein, with protein MARPEPVPTPPQPPPGEPRPAGADLPPPPGATRTPRITAVLDGRVAFIGLLATALGLALGLIAEGLLRLIGLVTNLAYYHRFSASFTSPAGHHLGWSALFVPVAGGLIVGLMARYGSAAIRGHGIPEAMEQILLNESRIPPRITLLKPLSAAVAIGTGGPFGAEGPIIATGGALGSLVGQFIAMSALERKTLLAAGAAAGMAATFGSPVSAVVLAVELLLFEYHPRSIIPVVLASVAATAVRYSLVGSAPVFSMPALASPTGAALGLYIAVGALMGLASVVVTKAVYHIEDSFERLPIHWMWWPALGGLAVGLIGLWVPRTLGVGYENIQGVLSAQLVGTTLLTLLVAKFLSWAIALGSGTSGGTLAPLFTLGGALGALTGGLLATLFPTLGVEPRICALVGMAAIFAGASRTMLASAIFVFETTLQPLGLLPLLGGCAAAYLVSALIMRRSIMTEKLARRGVRVPEEYASDFLDQLLVRDFASRDVLTLNADDTLQAARTWLEADARGAAHHGFPIIDGAGRALGVLTRRDLLDPARAPDAPLRSLIGRPLAVALEGNSLREAADHMVRERVGRLLILDDAQRVVGILTRSDLLEAHAERLRHAERALAREAGATSAPHPLPGETG; from the coding sequence ATGGCACGCCCTGAGCCGGTCCCAACCCCTCCGCAGCCGCCCCCGGGCGAGCCGCGGCCAGCCGGGGCCGACCTGCCGCCCCCGCCCGGCGCGACCCGCACGCCCCGCATCACCGCGGTCCTGGACGGCCGGGTGGCGTTCATCGGCCTGCTGGCGACTGCCCTCGGCCTGGCCCTGGGGCTCATCGCCGAGGGCCTGCTGAGGCTGATCGGGCTGGTGACCAACCTGGCCTATTACCACCGCTTCTCCGCAAGCTTCACCTCCCCGGCCGGCCACCATCTGGGCTGGAGTGCCCTCTTCGTTCCCGTGGCGGGAGGTCTGATCGTCGGCCTCATGGCCCGCTACGGCTCCGCAGCGATCCGGGGCCACGGGATCCCGGAGGCGATGGAGCAGATTCTCCTCAACGAGAGCCGGATCCCACCCCGGATCACCCTGCTGAAGCCCCTCTCCGCCGCCGTCGCCATCGGCACCGGTGGACCCTTCGGCGCCGAAGGGCCCATCATTGCCACCGGTGGCGCATTGGGATCGCTGGTGGGCCAGTTCATCGCGATGAGCGCCCTGGAGCGGAAGACCCTCCTCGCGGCCGGCGCGGCCGCCGGCATGGCGGCCACCTTCGGCTCTCCTGTATCAGCCGTGGTGCTGGCCGTCGAGCTGCTGCTCTTCGAGTACCACCCGCGGTCCATCATCCCGGTGGTGCTGGCCAGCGTGGCGGCCACGGCCGTCCGCTATTCACTGGTGGGGTCCGCCCCGGTCTTCTCGATGCCGGCCCTGGCCTCGCCCACGGGAGCGGCCCTCGGCCTCTACATCGCGGTCGGGGCCCTGATGGGCTTGGCTTCCGTGGTTGTGACCAAGGCCGTGTACCACATCGAGGACAGCTTCGAACGCCTCCCCATCCACTGGATGTGGTGGCCCGCCCTCGGCGGCCTAGCCGTCGGGCTGATCGGCCTGTGGGTGCCCCGCACGCTCGGCGTTGGCTACGAGAACATCCAGGGGGTCCTCTCCGCCCAGCTCGTGGGCACCACGCTTCTCACCCTCCTCGTGGCCAAGTTCCTCTCGTGGGCCATCGCCCTGGGCAGCGGCACCTCCGGAGGCACCCTCGCCCCCCTCTTCACCCTCGGGGGGGCCCTGGGGGCCCTCACCGGTGGCCTCCTCGCGACCCTCTTCCCCACCCTCGGAGTGGAGCCTCGGATCTGCGCCCTGGTCGGGATGGCGGCCATCTTCGCCGGCGCTTCCCGGACCATGCTGGCCTCCGCCATCTTCGTGTTCGAGACCACGCTCCAGCCGCTGGGGCTCCTGCCCCTGCTGGGCGGGTGCGCCGCCGCCTACCTGGTGTCGGCCCTGATCATGCGGCGGAGCATCATGACGGAAAAGCTGGCGCGCCGGGGCGTGCGGGTCCCCGAGGAATACGCCTCTGATTTCCTGGATCAGCTGCTGGTGCGGGATTTCGCCTCGCGGGATGTGCTGACCCTGAACGCGGACGACACCCTCCAGGCCGCCCGGACCTGGCTGGAGGCCGACGCCCGCGGAGCGGCCCACCACGGGTTCCCGATCATCGACGGCGCGGGCCGCGCCCTCGGTGTCCTCACCCGCCGCGACCTCCTGGATCCCGCCCGCGCTCCGGACGCGCCGTTGCGGTCGCTCATCGGCCGCCCATTGGCCGTCGCCCTGGAGGGCAACTCCCTGCGGGAGGCGGCGGACCACATGGTCCGGGAGCGGGTCGGCCGCTTGCTGATCCTCGACGACGCCCAACGGGTCGTGGGCATCCTCACCCGGAGCGACCTGCTGGAAGCCCATGCCGAGCGGCTGCGCCACGCAGAGCGGGCCCTGGCCCGGGAAGCCGGGGCGACCAGCGCACCCCACCCGCTTCCCGGAGAGACCGGATGA
- a CDS encoding MarR family transcriptional regulator, which yields MNGIPSNLPDTDPTVRRVLDALRSIVRELRLASASTAKHHGLSSAQIFVLHVLGKDGRLSLGELADATFTDQSSVSVVVRKLEEKQLVVKAVAGHDRRRLDISLSPEGRGMLLATPPPIQDTLIRRMEALPAAKLLQLAGLLEALAPPSPEPPPMFFEERSSQHGKEAAHGTP from the coding sequence ATGAATGGGATCCCAAGCAATCTTCCCGACACCGACCCCACGGTCCGGCGCGTCCTGGATGCCCTCCGGTCCATCGTGCGCGAACTGCGGCTCGCCTCCGCCTCCACCGCGAAGCACCACGGCCTGAGCAGCGCCCAGATCTTTGTCCTCCATGTCCTGGGGAAGGACGGGCGGCTGTCTCTGGGTGAACTCGCCGACGCCACCTTCACGGATCAAAGCTCGGTCTCGGTGGTGGTTCGGAAGCTGGAAGAGAAGCAGTTGGTGGTGAAGGCCGTCGCGGGCCACGACCGCCGCCGGCTGGACATCAGCCTCTCCCCGGAAGGGCGCGGGATGCTCCTGGCGACTCCTCCGCCGATCCAGGACACCCTCATCCGGCGGATGGAGGCCTTGCCGGCGGCCAAGCTGCTCCAGCTCGCCGGCCTGCTGGAGGCCCTGGCGCCCCCCAGCCCGGAGCCGCCCCCGATGTTCTTCGAGGAGCGTAGCAGCCAGCACGGGAAGGAGGCCGCTCATGGCACGCCCTGA
- the panD gene encoding aspartate 1-decarboxylase: MLRHFLLGKIHRATVTRADLDYVGSITLDPLLIEAAGFMENEKIDIYDVTNGSRLSTYVIPGIPGSGEVGINGAAAHLVQKGDLVIIAAYGWMSAEEAETVAPKVVFVDERNRITERRTQERTPLCMSAFTD; this comes from the coding sequence ATGCTGCGCCACTTCCTGCTCGGAAAGATCCATCGCGCCACCGTGACGAGGGCCGATCTGGACTATGTGGGGTCGATCACGCTCGATCCGCTGCTCATCGAAGCCGCCGGCTTCATGGAGAACGAGAAGATCGACATCTACGATGTGACCAACGGGTCGCGCCTGTCCACCTATGTGATCCCGGGAATCCCGGGCTCGGGCGAGGTGGGCATCAACGGGGCCGCCGCCCACCTGGTGCAGAAGGGGGACCTGGTCATCATCGCGGCCTACGGCTGGATGAGCGCGGAGGAGGCCGAAACCGTGGCCCCCAAGGTGGTCTTCGTGGATGAGCGCAACCGCATCACCGAACGCCGCACTCAGGAGCGGACACCCCTCTGCATGAGCGCGTTCACGGACTGA
- the panC gene encoding pantoate--beta-alanine ligase: MRVVRTIADLRALLRPLRDEGKRIGFVPTMGFLHEGHGALIRQSAARCDATVVSIFVNPTQFGPGEDLTSYPRDLERDQNLCLEADTTVLFLPEVAEIYPTGFQTHVEPGRLAEPLCGRFRPGHFRGVATVVAKLFNIVQPDLAFFGQKDFQQTVVIRRMARDLNLPVDVVVVPTIREADGLALSSRNTYLDEDARRRALGLSQGLLSAKAAFEAGERQVAKLMDLARGPLSGVDSIQYLELVDVQALEPLQGQVDRAAVLCVAAFVGGTRLIDNVVLAPSPVDAGLNTSLSPQSV; the protein is encoded by the coding sequence ATGCGAGTTGTCCGTACTATCGCCGATCTGCGCGCCCTTCTGAGACCCTTGCGGGACGAAGGCAAACGCATCGGGTTCGTCCCCACCATGGGCTTCCTGCATGAGGGCCACGGGGCCCTGATCCGCCAGAGCGCCGCCCGTTGTGATGCCACCGTCGTGTCCATCTTCGTGAACCCGACCCAGTTCGGCCCCGGCGAGGATCTGACCAGCTACCCCCGGGACCTGGAGCGGGATCAGAACCTGTGCCTGGAGGCCGATACCACGGTGCTCTTCCTCCCCGAGGTCGCCGAGATCTACCCCACGGGCTTCCAGACCCATGTGGAGCCCGGCCGCCTGGCCGAACCCCTCTGTGGCCGCTTCCGGCCCGGCCACTTCCGCGGCGTCGCCACCGTGGTGGCCAAGCTCTTCAACATCGTGCAGCCGGACCTGGCCTTCTTCGGCCAGAAGGATTTCCAGCAGACCGTCGTCATCCGGCGCATGGCCCGCGACCTGAACCTGCCCGTGGATGTGGTGGTGGTGCCCACCATCCGGGAGGCGGACGGCTTGGCCCTGAGCAGCCGCAACACCTACCTGGATGAGGACGCCCGGCGTCGGGCCCTGGGCCTCAGCCAGGGCCTGCTGTCTGCCAAGGCCGCCTTCGAGGCCGGCGAACGGCAGGTGGCCAAGTTGATGGACCTCGCCCGCGGCCCCTTGTCCGGCGTGGATTCGATCCAGTACCTCGAGTTGGTGGATGTCCAGGCCCTGGAGCCCCTGCAGGGTCAGGTGGATCGCGCGGCGGTCCTCTGCGTGGCGGCCTTCGTGGGTGGCACCCGCCTCATCGACAATGTGGTCCTGGCCCCTTCGCCGGTGGATGCGGGCCTGAACACGAGCCTGAGTCCCCAAAGCGTCTAG
- the panB gene encoding 3-methyl-2-oxobutanoate hydroxymethyltransferase: protein MSHQPAETRARVTLPQLHTWHHAGRKLVMTTAYDAVTARIADAAGVDMILVGDSVGNVCLGFENTLPVSMAMMNHHLEAVARTQPMAMLVADMPYLSFHLSVEDTLRNAGGFLQRGAQAVKLEGGAKRLPMIHALLDAEIPVMGHLGLTPQSVNPMGGFKVQGKQKGDALRLLEDAQRLQEAGCFSMVLEGIPADLAAKVTETVEIPTIGIGAGPHCSGQVLVFHDVLGLLPGTSPKFVRRYAEGFQDLRDALAAWAEDVRGGGFPDGRESYTLPEAVRPVLTQWHP, encoded by the coding sequence ATGAGCCACCAGCCCGCCGAAACGCGCGCCCGCGTCACCCTTCCCCAGCTCCATACCTGGCACCATGCGGGACGGAAGCTCGTGATGACCACGGCCTACGATGCCGTCACCGCCCGCATCGCGGATGCCGCCGGGGTGGACATGATCCTCGTGGGCGACAGCGTGGGGAATGTGTGCCTGGGCTTCGAGAACACGCTGCCCGTCAGCATGGCCATGATGAACCACCATCTGGAGGCTGTGGCCCGCACTCAGCCCATGGCCATGCTGGTGGCTGACATGCCCTACCTGAGCTTCCACCTGAGCGTGGAGGACACGCTGCGGAACGCCGGGGGCTTCCTCCAGCGAGGGGCCCAGGCCGTGAAGCTCGAGGGCGGGGCCAAGCGCCTGCCCATGATCCACGCCCTGCTGGACGCCGAAATCCCTGTCATGGGGCACCTGGGGCTCACCCCCCAGAGCGTGAACCCCATGGGGGGCTTCAAGGTCCAGGGCAAGCAGAAGGGCGATGCCCTGCGCCTGCTGGAGGATGCCCAGAGGCTCCAGGAGGCCGGCTGCTTCAGCATGGTGCTGGAGGGCATTCCGGCCGACCTGGCGGCCAAGGTGACGGAGACCGTCGAGATCCCCACCATCGGCATCGGGGCCGGTCCCCACTGCTCGGGCCAGGTGCTGGTCTTCCACGATGTGCTGGGCCTGCTGCCTGGGACCTCCCCGAAATTCGTCCGACGCTATGCCGAAGGATTCCAAGACCTGCGTGATGCCCTGGCGGCCTGGGCCGAGGATGTGAGGGGGGGAGGGTTCCCGGATGGGCGGGAATCCTATACTCTTCCAGAAGCTGTTCGTCCGGTTTTGACCCAGTGGCACCCCTGA
- a CDS encoding GDP-L-fucose synthase, producing MQHQSRILVAGYRGLVGSAIVRRLRAEGFENLILRSHGECDLENQGAVFKLFLQEKPEFVFMAAAKVGGILANSSYPVDFIRSNLMVQNNIIDASHFSGVQKLLFLGSSCIYPKLAPQPIKEEYLLTGDLEPTNEWYAIAKIAGIKMCQAYRAQYGLNAISLMPTNLYGPGDNFDLNASHVLPALLRKFHEAKHSGAHEVIMWGTGTPRREFLHVDDLADACIHLMQVYDSPEIVNVGTGEDITIRELAEQVKEVVGFEGQIIQDPTKPDGTPRKLLDVSRLHQLGWRHRITLAEGIRSTYQWFLENQTTVRA from the coding sequence ATGCAGCATCAAAGCCGGATTCTTGTGGCGGGCTACCGGGGGCTGGTGGGGAGTGCCATCGTCCGCCGCCTTCGGGCGGAGGGGTTTGAAAACCTCATCCTCCGAAGCCATGGCGAATGCGACCTCGAGAATCAGGGCGCCGTCTTCAAGCTGTTTCTGCAAGAAAAGCCGGAATTCGTCTTCATGGCTGCGGCGAAGGTGGGCGGCATTCTGGCGAACTCCAGCTATCCGGTGGATTTCATCCGGTCCAACCTCATGGTCCAGAACAACATCATCGACGCCAGCCACTTCTCCGGTGTTCAGAAACTGCTTTTCCTGGGAAGTTCATGCATCTATCCGAAGCTGGCCCCCCAACCGATCAAAGAGGAATACCTTCTGACCGGTGATCTCGAACCCACCAACGAGTGGTACGCCATCGCCAAGATCGCCGGCATCAAGATGTGCCAGGCCTACCGGGCCCAATACGGTCTAAATGCCATCTCCTTGATGCCAACCAACCTCTACGGCCCGGGGGACAATTTCGATCTGAATGCCTCTCATGTCCTCCCTGCCCTGCTCCGCAAATTCCACGAGGCCAAGCACTCTGGCGCTCACGAAGTGATCATGTGGGGCACCGGCACGCCCAGGCGCGAATTCCTGCATGTGGATGATCTGGCCGATGCCTGCATCCACCTGATGCAGGTCTATGATTCCCCAGAGATCGTCAATGTTGGAACCGGCGAGGACATCACGATTCGCGAACTGGCCGAGCAGGTGAAGGAGGTCGTGGGTTTCGAGGGTCAGATCATCCAGGACCCCACCAAACCCGACGGCACCCCACGCAAATTGCTGGATGTCTCCCGACTTCATCAGTTGGGGTGGCGGCACCGCATCACCTTGGCCGAAGGCATCCGCAGCACCTACCAATGGTTTCTGGAAAACCAGACCACCGTCCGGGCCTGA